In the genome of Veillonellales bacterium, the window CAAAATTAAAACATATAGATAGTCATGGATTACTAGAGTATTTAAACTGGCAATTTCTTTTTGTTCTTAGCTGTAACAGTGTTGTAATCTATGTCCGTAATATTACTGAAAGTGTATTAATTGAAGAAGAGTTTACGGATATATCGGAACAGTATGAATCGGTTAACCGTGAATTATATGAGGCTATGTCAAAATTGGATCTTCATTTAATGGATATCGAACAGGCACATAAAAAAATTGCCGCATTATATCGAGTAACGTCAATTGTACAAAAAACAGTAAATGAACAAGAGGTTTTGGAAGGAATTCTGGATGGTATTAATCGTGAGTTAGGATTTAACGATGTTGCTATTATGCTATTGGATGAATCCGGTAAAGCGTTAAAAGTTACTGCCTATCGTGGGTGCCAGGATATGAGTATACGAATTCCATTAGGAACAGGAATTGCTGGTCATTCGGTTTTAAGCCGGGAATTAATATATGTTGATGATGTCAGTAGAGACACGCAATATAATATGATGGATGAACCTGCCAATGGTAATAGTGAAGTTGCTGTCCCCTTGATCGTAGGCGATAAAGTGCTTGGTGTGTTAGATATTAGAACGGAAAATGCTCGAACGCTGCAGCCCTATGATCTTGATTTATTGCGTTCTCTGGCAAGTCATATTGCGATGACAATTGATCATGCTAATCACGTTTCTTATATTGAAAAGCAAGCAATAACCGATGGACTGACAAATTTATATAATCATTGCCACTTTCGGACAGTACTAGCTCAAGAAATTAAGCGAGCGAATCGCTATAATCGTCCATTAGCCATGCTGATGATTGATATTGATTATTTTAAGCATTATAATGATACTAATGGGCACTTAATGGGTGATGAGGCGTTAGCTACGGTTGCGGCTTTAATAAAAGAAAGCTGTCGTGATGTTGACGTTGTTGCCCGTTATGGCGGCGAGGAGTTTTCCATATTGCTGCCTGAGACCACAGTAGAAGAAGCCAAAGTGATAGCAGAAAGAATTCGCTTGTCAGTAGAGGCACATACATTTCCTAATGAAATAACTCAGCCTAATGGAAAGTTAACGATAAGTATCGGCGCAGCGGAATATCCTAAAAATGCCAAATCCCTGGTAGAGCTTATTGATTATGCGGATATGGCTTTATATCATGCAAAAAGCTCAAACCGTAACTGCATTTCTATTTACCATAGTTCATAAGTTTATTGCAATCTCCTGAAGACGTACCTTGCATTCCATACATAATAGTGAATATGTGGTGATGGAAAAATGTTGTCCCAACAAAATTCTGTTGATAATTTAAAATCTTTTTCATTGGCGGGAACTGAGCAGGAAATTAAATTTATTACTACTGTTCTCGATCTTCCGCCTCAGGCTGCAATTTTAGATTTATAT includes:
- a CDS encoding sensor domain-containing diguanylate cyclase: MAMIEAVTNVIPSAFLAVNISGRISHAYISRQSPNVLQRLIGKKFHWGINRVFHSTTADTVLEYYEKCLQSKQPVEIAKLKHIDSHGLLEYLNWQFLFVLSCNSVVIYVRNITESVLIEEEFTDISEQYESVNRELYEAMSKLDLHLMDIEQAHKKIAALYRVTSIVQKTVNEQEVLEGILDGINRELGFNDVAIMLLDESGKALKVTAYRGCQDMSIRIPLGTGIAGHSVLSRELIYVDDVSRDTQYNMMDEPANGNSEVAVPLIVGDKVLGVLDIRTENARTLQPYDLDLLRSLASHIAMTIDHANHVSYIEKQAITDGLTNLYNHCHFRTVLAQEIKRANRYNRPLAMLMIDIDYFKHYNDTNGHLMGDEALATVAALIKESCRDVDVVARYGGEEFSILLPETTVEEAKVIAERIRLSVEAHTFPNEITQPNGKLTISIGAAEYPKNAKSLVELIDYADMALYHAKSSNRNCISIYHSS